Proteins encoded together in one Puniceicoccus vermicola window:
- a CDS encoding helix-turn-helix domain-containing protein: MDDLDKYIQQRKDRDPSFAEAYESGYQEFLIGVLLKEARQSAGVTQEELATAIHTKKSVISRLENRASDARVSTLRKVAQALGKELVIELRDQVSKPKRRRVAREKMAPA, from the coding sequence ATGGATGATCTCGATAAATACATTCAACAGCGCAAGGATCGCGACCCTTCCTTTGCCGAAGCATACGAATCGGGCTATCAAGAGTTCCTCATCGGGGTTCTCCTGAAGGAAGCTCGCCAAAGCGCGGGGGTTACCCAGGAAGAGTTGGCGACTGCCATTCACACGAAGAAGTCGGTAATCTCCCGGCTGGAGAATCGGGCCAGTGACGCGCGTGTCTCGACACTCCGCAAGGTTGCTCAGGCTCTCGGAAAGGAATTGGTCATTGAATTACGGGATCAGGTATCGAAGCCAAAGCGGAGAAGGGTAGCGCGAGAGAAGATGGCTCCCGCCTGA
- a CDS encoding pyruvate formate lyase family protein — translation MSSVEKVRGRYPQWVAERLPSDAWTEDSGVAFPLYRMAGSCLNFPRLLQLGLDGLEAELADTPFKFVADHLRDTIDSYIGSVSEEMVKTLLAIRNKPPRHFREAIQLFWLYALHSGTWNYGRLDVALGSFLKADLDKGVLNREEALELVCGLWRLMHSYDNMYDNRLIVGGRGRPDEAAADEFALLAIEATRKVRLNQPQLSLRFYDGQNSELWERAIDAIGEGCTFPMLYNDEVNIPAVQKAFGVSADLAEQYTPYGCGEYVLNHYSEGSPNGVINLLKALEITLHSGRDPNNGRQVVEDVPSAADYQDFDALWQSYCRVVEYHVAVLAHQQKLEYDVMAEEAPLAFISALTSDCVQQKKSAFGGGARFLGGCLETYGYTNAADSLHVLQELVFNQKRYTLPQLVEAMDANYEGFSEIQAACRQVSKYGNDEGMADSMARKVHEHICNEASKQAVKVGLSSYLVVVINNWANTVLGWKTCASADGRKSGQPMANANNPSPGSDLNGVTAFLNSLVKLDPSLHAGAVQNMKFSKEWFGEMRPKFEALIKTYFLHGGAQAMITVVSRDDMEAAMREPEKWGHLMVRVGGFSIRFVDLPRPGQLEVLARTLN, via the coding sequence GTGTCCTCTGTAGAGAAGGTCCGTGGCCGCTATCCGCAATGGGTCGCGGAGCGCCTTCCTTCCGATGCTTGGACGGAGGATAGTGGGGTCGCGTTTCCCCTTTATCGGATGGCTGGTTCCTGCCTGAATTTTCCAAGGTTATTACAACTGGGATTGGATGGCTTGGAAGCCGAGCTGGCGGATACACCATTCAAGTTCGTAGCCGATCATTTGCGCGATACAATCGATTCCTACATCGGATCGGTTTCTGAGGAAATGGTTAAGACGCTGTTGGCGATCCGCAATAAACCACCACGGCATTTCCGGGAAGCAATCCAACTGTTCTGGCTTTATGCCCTTCATTCCGGAACTTGGAATTACGGTAGGCTCGACGTAGCTTTAGGCTCATTTCTTAAGGCCGACTTGGATAAGGGAGTCTTGAATCGTGAGGAAGCTTTGGAGTTGGTCTGTGGTCTTTGGAGGTTGATGCATTCTTACGACAATATGTATGACAATCGCCTAATCGTCGGAGGGCGGGGGAGGCCCGACGAAGCGGCTGCGGATGAATTCGCCCTGCTCGCGATCGAGGCGACCCGGAAAGTTCGCCTCAATCAGCCTCAACTGTCCCTACGATTTTATGACGGGCAAAATTCCGAGTTGTGGGAGCGAGCGATCGATGCGATCGGGGAGGGATGCACCTTTCCGATGCTTTACAACGATGAGGTCAACATTCCGGCGGTGCAGAAGGCTTTTGGGGTGAGTGCCGATCTCGCCGAGCAATACACTCCTTACGGTTGTGGCGAGTATGTGTTAAATCACTACAGCGAAGGGTCTCCCAATGGTGTGATCAATTTGCTCAAGGCCTTGGAGATTACTTTGCATAGCGGCCGCGACCCCAATAACGGGCGTCAGGTCGTTGAAGATGTTCCATCAGCCGCAGACTACCAAGACTTCGATGCCCTATGGCAGAGCTATTGCCGGGTTGTTGAGTATCACGTGGCTGTTTTGGCTCACCAGCAGAAACTGGAGTATGATGTCATGGCGGAAGAGGCACCATTGGCCTTTATCAGCGCATTGACATCCGATTGCGTGCAGCAAAAGAAGTCCGCCTTTGGTGGAGGCGCACGTTTCCTGGGAGGATGCTTGGAGACTTACGGCTACACGAATGCGGCCGATAGTTTGCACGTTTTGCAGGAACTGGTCTTTAACCAGAAGCGATATACTTTGCCCCAGCTCGTCGAGGCGATGGATGCCAACTATGAAGGCTTTTCTGAGATCCAAGCAGCTTGCCGTCAGGTCAGTAAGTATGGAAACGACGAAGGAATGGCGGACTCGATGGCGCGGAAGGTTCATGAGCATATTTGCAATGAAGCTTCAAAGCAGGCTGTGAAGGTTGGGCTGTCGAGTTATCTGGTCGTGGTGATCAATAACTGGGCTAACACCGTTCTCGGTTGGAAGACCTGCGCGAGTGCCGACGGGCGCAAGTCCGGACAACCGATGGCCAACGCGAACAATCCATCTCCTGGTAGCGATCTCAACGGGGTAACGGCCTTTTTGAATTCCCTGGTGAAGCTCGATCCTTCGTTGCACGCCGGAGCTGTCCAAAACATGAAATTCTCAAAAGAATGGTTTGGAGAGATGAGGCCGAAGTTCGAAGCCTTGATAAAGACCTATTTTCTTCATGGAGGTGCCCAAGCGATGATCACCGTAGTTTCCCGGGATGACATGGAAGCTGCGATGCGCGAACCGGAAAAGTGGGGACATCTAATGGTGCGAGTAGGAGGATTTAGCATTCGCTTCGTGGACCTTCCGCGCCCAGGTCAGCTAGAGGTTTTGGCGAGAACTCTGAATTAG
- a CDS encoding glycyl-radical enzyme activating protein: MSANGTVIETGIIFDIQRASLHDGPGLRTTVFLKGCPLRCAWCHNPESQKREPQVGQSGKVYGRRMSVKEVMEVVRADRSFYESSGGGMTVSGGEPTVQFEFCRALLEAAKCEGIHTCLDTCGQVSHEGLQELLPWVDLFHFDLKHWNAAGHRQWTGVDGSLIQENLDWLLEQGARIHLRCPIIPGVNDDAEHAAFLDRWEEHPGIEYLERLPYHTIGNAKYEDLGMTVPQF, translated from the coding sequence ATGAGCGCAAACGGGACAGTCATTGAAACGGGTATTATATTCGATATCCAACGGGCATCATTGCACGATGGTCCGGGGCTTCGGACTACGGTCTTCCTGAAGGGATGTCCGCTACGTTGCGCCTGGTGCCATAACCCGGAATCCCAGAAGCGGGAACCGCAAGTCGGTCAATCGGGGAAAGTTTACGGACGGCGGATGTCAGTAAAAGAAGTCATGGAAGTCGTTCGCGCGGATCGTTCATTCTACGAGTCATCGGGTGGGGGAATGACCGTCTCCGGCGGTGAGCCAACGGTGCAGTTTGAATTCTGCCGGGCGCTCCTCGAAGCAGCAAAGTGTGAAGGGATTCATACTTGCTTAGACACTTGTGGCCAGGTCTCCCACGAGGGGCTGCAGGAACTCTTGCCGTGGGTGGATCTCTTTCACTTCGACCTCAAGCACTGGAATGCTGCAGGCCACCGCCAGTGGACCGGAGTCGATGGTAGCCTCATTCAGGAGAATCTCGACTGGCTTCTGGAGCAGGGCGCCCGCATTCACCTGCGATGCCCGATAATCCCGGGAGTGAACGACGACGCGGAACACGCAGCCTTTCTAGACCGTTGGGAAGAGCATCCCGGAATCGAGTACTTGGAGCGCCTTCCGTATCACACGATCGGCAACGCCAAATACGAAGACCTTGGAATGACCGTTCCGCAATTCTAG
- a CDS encoding integron integrase, which translates to MKFYSFPRWAEVLEKQRLSDSEKQSYRITIQWYLGDLKKRRQRATVGSARLFIEARIRERKPEEWIVERWREALNWFFKNAKSRTAAEIQKPMTARTVKGEDGSPDGRRAYGVTVREYQERVAPEPLIEEMIRLMRVRHLSYRTEEAYIGWVRRMEAFVAGKKTMEEFGEEDLKAFLSHLAVEEGVSAGTQRQALNAGVFFLRESRQMELGDFSDYVAANPNRYYPVVYSQGEIRRLLDRMEGVWKLMARLQYGCGLRISELCRLRVKDIDLERKKLTIRAGKGDKDRMVPLPRSTIEDLQAYLQDVRTVHDLDSEEGRPGVYLPNALDRKMPKAGESWAWFWAFPMKSLSRDPRNSDGPRRRHHILPKAYQRELSVAAQKADIPKRSNSHALRHSFATHHLENGTNIRTVQQFLGHQTVETTMIYLHVMEDQAEQCVSPLDRV; encoded by the coding sequence ATGAAGTTCTACTCGTTTCCGCGATGGGCTGAAGTTCTTGAGAAACAACGCCTTTCAGACTCCGAGAAGCAGTCTTATCGGATCACCATCCAGTGGTATCTCGGGGATTTGAAGAAGCGCCGGCAGCGGGCTACGGTCGGATCGGCCCGTTTGTTCATCGAGGCCCGTATTCGGGAGCGGAAGCCAGAGGAGTGGATCGTCGAGCGTTGGCGGGAGGCGCTGAATTGGTTTTTCAAGAACGCAAAGAGCCGCACAGCGGCGGAGATCCAGAAGCCGATGACGGCCCGAACGGTCAAGGGTGAAGACGGTTCGCCGGATGGCAGGCGGGCCTACGGGGTGACCGTACGGGAGTATCAGGAGCGGGTGGCGCCCGAGCCACTTATCGAGGAGATGATTCGGCTGATGCGCGTCCGCCATCTTTCGTACCGGACCGAGGAGGCCTATATTGGCTGGGTGCGGAGGATGGAGGCCTTCGTCGCCGGAAAAAAGACGATGGAGGAATTCGGGGAGGAGGATCTGAAAGCTTTTCTGAGCCATCTGGCCGTTGAAGAGGGAGTCAGCGCGGGGACGCAACGGCAGGCCCTGAACGCCGGGGTCTTTTTCCTGAGGGAGTCGCGGCAAATGGAATTAGGCGACTTCAGTGACTACGTGGCGGCGAATCCCAACCGCTACTATCCGGTCGTCTACTCACAGGGAGAGATTCGTCGCTTGCTCGACCGGATGGAGGGTGTTTGGAAGTTGATGGCTCGATTACAGTATGGCTGCGGGCTGCGGATCTCAGAGCTGTGCCGCTTACGGGTGAAAGACATCGATCTTGAAAGGAAGAAGCTGACGATTCGTGCAGGCAAAGGGGACAAGGACCGGATGGTGCCGCTTCCGCGATCCACCATCGAGGATTTGCAGGCGTACTTGCAGGATGTTCGCACCGTTCATGATCTGGACAGTGAGGAGGGGCGCCCGGGTGTCTACCTGCCGAACGCTCTTGATCGAAAAATGCCAAAAGCGGGTGAGTCGTGGGCGTGGTTCTGGGCTTTTCCAATGAAGAGTCTTTCGCGCGATCCGCGCAATTCGGATGGGCCGCGGCGACGCCATCACATCCTCCCGAAAGCCTATCAAAGGGAGTTGAGCGTGGCTGCTCAGAAGGCGGACATTCCCAAACGGTCGAACTCCCACGCTCTGAGACATTCGTTCGCGACGCATCACTTGGAGAACGGGACCAACATCCGCACGGTGCAGCAATTTCTCGGGCACCAAACCGTGGAGACGACGATGATTTACCTCCATGTGATGGAGGATCAGGCCGAGCAATGTGTCAGTCCGCTGGACCGGGTGTGA